Proteins from one Halovivax limisalsi genomic window:
- a CDS encoding hydantoinase B/oxoprolinase family protein: protein MAESTPDVDPATVAVIRNYLTSAATEMQRTLTRTAYNTIIYEIFDFGLSMYDADLRLLSDSPGLSLFLGANDFSVRKGVEHVGEENLNPGDVLVLNYPYWNSSHTLDVCLFAPVFLDEELIGYTASRAHWLDLGAKDEGYVLDSTDMHQEGLIFPGTKVYKGGEPDEEILDLIRFNSRIPEKTLGDLNAQIAALRTGADRLRELHEKYGTDTVDAAVDRIVDHGESQAREGIAALPDGTWSAVDYVDNDGLSDDLVRIEIEVTVDGDEIGFDFSGSSDEMPGPINIPFGRTEAICKFCLKTLTTPDEPGNHGHYEPVDVVAPEGNLFNAQYPAPTYTLWASMLAVDVVFKALAEAMPEQIPASTGGDIDSIMLYGDDPETGRSFVEANNEGVGWGATNERDGPNALMHYAQTMVRNIPIEVFETKAPVQFDELSLRQDTGGPGEQRGGLGIRRDYRLTHPTNVLAIIKKTKTEGWGLEGGKPGAKNVVVLDLDDDDPNARDRVQIFADNNDDYPDDGNEWVGMMRGQFEPGEIVSNRSGGGGGYGDPLDRDPEAVREDVIDGYVSPAAAREAYGVVVSADGELDREATEELRSEADRREASDRASGDR from the coding sequence ATGGCGGAGTCTACACCGGACGTCGACCCGGCCACCGTCGCCGTGATCCGCAACTACCTCACCTCCGCGGCGACGGAGATGCAGCGCACGCTGACGCGAACGGCGTACAACACGATCATCTACGAGATCTTCGACTTCGGGCTCTCGATGTACGACGCCGACCTCCGCCTCCTCTCGGACTCGCCCGGCCTCTCGCTCTTCCTGGGCGCGAACGACTTCAGCGTCCGGAAGGGCGTCGAACACGTCGGCGAGGAGAACCTGAACCCCGGCGACGTTCTCGTCCTCAACTACCCCTACTGGAACTCCTCGCACACGCTCGACGTCTGCCTGTTCGCGCCGGTCTTCCTCGACGAGGAACTCATCGGCTACACCGCGAGTCGCGCCCACTGGCTCGATCTGGGCGCGAAGGACGAGGGCTACGTCCTCGACTCGACGGACATGCACCAGGAGGGGCTCATCTTCCCGGGGACGAAGGTCTACAAGGGCGGCGAACCGGACGAGGAGATCCTCGACCTCATCCGCTTCAACTCCCGGATTCCCGAGAAGACGCTGGGCGATCTGAACGCCCAGATCGCGGCGCTGCGAACGGGCGCCGACCGACTGCGGGAACTCCACGAGAAGTACGGCACCGACACGGTCGACGCGGCGGTCGATCGGATCGTCGACCACGGCGAGTCCCAGGCGCGCGAGGGCATCGCGGCCCTGCCCGACGGCACGTGGTCCGCCGTGGACTACGTCGACAACGACGGACTCTCCGACGACCTCGTCCGCATCGAGATCGAGGTGACGGTCGACGGCGACGAGATCGGCTTCGACTTCTCGGGGTCGTCCGACGAGATGCCGGGGCCGATCAACATCCCGTTCGGACGCACGGAGGCGATCTGCAAGTTCTGTCTGAAGACGCTCACGACGCCCGACGAGCCCGGGAATCACGGCCACTACGAACCGGTCGACGTCGTCGCGCCCGAGGGCAACCTGTTCAACGCGCAGTACCCGGCGCCGACGTACACGCTCTGGGCGTCGATGCTGGCCGTCGACGTCGTCTTCAAGGCGCTCGCCGAAGCGATGCCCGAACAAATCCCCGCGAGCACCGGGGGCGACATCGACAGCATCATGCTCTACGGCGACGACCCCGAGACCGGTCGGTCGTTCGTCGAGGCGAACAACGAGGGCGTCGGCTGGGGCGCGACGAACGAGCGCGACGGCCCCAACGCCCTGATGCACTACGCCCAGACGATGGTGCGCAACATCCCGATCGAGGTCTTCGAGACCAAGGCGCCCGTCCAGTTCGACGAACTCTCGCTGCGCCAGGACACCGGCGGTCCCGGCGAGCAGCGCGGCGGCCTCGGCATCCGGCGGGACTACCGCCTGACCCACCCGACGAACGTCCTCGCGATCATCAAGAAGACAAAGACCGAGGGCTGGGGCCTCGAAGGTGGCAAACCCGGCGCGAAGAACGTCGTCGTCCTCGATCTGGACGATGACGACCCGAACGCCCGCGATCGCGTCCAGATCTTCGCCGACAACAACGACGACTACCCCGACGACGGCAACGAGTGGGTCGGCATGATGCGGGGCCAGTTCGAACCCGGCGAGATCGTCTCGAACCGCTCGGGCGGCGGGGGCGGCTACGGCGACCCGCTCGATCGCGACCCCGAAGCCGTCCGCGAGGACGTCATCGACGGCTACGTCTCGCCCGCAGCCGCCCGCGAGGCGTACGGCGTCGTCGTGAGCGCCGACGGCGAGCTGGATCGTGAAGCGACCGAGGAGTTGCGCAGCGAGGCCGACCGACGGGAGGCCTCTGACAGAGCGAGCGGTGACCGGTAG
- a CDS encoding ABC transporter ATP-binding protein, which translates to MSEPIVDVSDLHVHFDTYEGRHEVLNGVDLTIEAGETVALVGETGCGKSVTADTIMGMLPQPPGEIPKGEIRYRGTELLSDPQRHEELQSEEMSMIFQDPMTHLSPVFTIGDMMSDILTYQGKREATWTDIIRNYVGRDTDRDEEIRARSLELLERLQIPDAEGVLDRYPMELSGGMRQRVMIAMALLNEPSFLIADEPTTALDVTVQEQIIDLFKDRLLGGDLSMLYITHNLGVARELADRIYVMYAGSIVESGKTEELFDSPMHPYTKGLIDSIPKLTDFDRSGIPGTIPDYTDPPQGCRFHPRCPAAMEGTCDVEVPPEVDVDGHEVYCHLYEQGMDRETARTVASEEIDYASMTDDSADSETTDASTVAEPIAAETGDRDE; encoded by the coding sequence ATGAGCGAACCGATCGTCGACGTCTCGGACCTGCACGTCCACTTCGACACCTACGAAGGGCGCCACGAGGTCTTGAACGGCGTCGACCTGACGATCGAGGCGGGCGAGACGGTCGCCCTCGTCGGCGAAACTGGCTGCGGCAAGAGCGTCACCGCCGACACCATCATGGGCATGCTCCCCCAGCCCCCGGGCGAGATTCCCAAGGGAGAGATCCGCTACCGCGGCACCGAACTCCTCTCGGACCCGCAACGCCACGAGGAACTGCAGTCCGAGGAGATGAGCATGATCTTCCAGGATCCCATGACGCACCTGAGTCCGGTCTTTACGATCGGGGACATGATGTCGGACATCCTCACCTACCAGGGCAAGCGCGAGGCAACCTGGACCGACATCATCCGCAACTACGTCGGGCGCGACACCGACCGCGACGAGGAGATTCGAGCGCGCAGCCTCGAACTCCTCGAACGCCTGCAGATCCCCGACGCCGAGGGCGTGCTCGATCGCTACCCGATGGAGCTCTCCGGCGGCATGCGCCAGCGCGTGATGATCGCGATGGCGCTGCTCAACGAGCCGTCGTTCCTCATCGCGGACGAGCCGACGACGGCGCTCGACGTCACCGTCCAGGAGCAGATCATCGACCTGTTCAAGGATCGGCTGCTCGGCGGCGACCTCTCGATGCTGTACATCACGCACAACCTCGGCGTCGCGCGCGAGCTCGCCGACCGCATCTACGTGATGTACGCCGGCTCGATCGTCGAGTCGGGGAAGACGGAGGAGCTGTTCGACTCGCCGATGCACCCCTACACGAAGGGGCTGATCGACAGCATCCCGAAGCTCACCGACTTCGACCGCTCGGGCATCCCCGGGACGATCCCCGACTACACGGATCCGCCCCAGGGCTGTCGGTTCCACCCGCGCTGTCCCGCCGCCATGGAGGGGACGTGCGACGTGGAGGTCCCGCCGGAGGTCGACGTCGACGGCCACGAGGTCTACTGCCACCTCTACGAGCAGGGGATGGACCGCGAGACGGCGCGCACCGTCGCGAGCGAAGAGATCGACTACGCGAGCATGACCGACGATTCGGCCGACTCCGAGACGACCGACGCATCGACCGTCGCCGAACCGATCGCGGCCGAGACGGGTGATCGCGATGAGTAG
- a CDS encoding ABC transporter permease encodes MSYRTYLLKRLLSIVPVFFGLSILIFVLARVIPGQPARQALGPRASEEAVQNLRREMGLDEPIWVQYGEYIGGLFRGEMGVALTTNRDVATDLAEFLPATLELVIVAMLIAIVVGIPLGIVSARNKDKFQDNASRGISFIGVSLPQFWAAILLQLFFAFQLNWFPATGRMGDVAYNEVTGLLLLDSLLTLNFAAFQSAAMHIFLPALTLSLAPMADITRMTRSSFIEEYNKEYVEGLRTHSIPEKLLVYKYVLKRASTSTLTIAGLDFGFLIGGAFLVEIVFGWPGMARYGVTAILQNDINAVVGVTLVIGIGYLLVNFVVDVLYGYLDPRVRVTGGDA; translated from the coding sequence ATGTCGTACAGAACGTACCTGTTGAAACGGCTCCTTTCGATCGTTCCCGTCTTCTTCGGACTGTCCATCCTGATCTTCGTGCTGGCGCGGGTGATCCCGGGCCAGCCTGCGCGACAGGCCCTCGGTCCGCGGGCGTCGGAGGAGGCCGTCCAGAATCTTCGCCGGGAGATGGGCCTCGACGAACCGATCTGGGTCCAGTACGGCGAGTACATCGGCGGCCTGTTCCGCGGCGAGATGGGCGTCGCCCTGACCACGAACCGCGACGTCGCCACCGACCTGGCGGAGTTCCTGCCGGCGACGCTCGAGCTGGTCATCGTGGCGATGCTGATCGCGATCGTCGTCGGCATCCCCCTGGGCATCGTTTCGGCTCGGAACAAAGACAAGTTTCAGGACAACGCCAGCCGCGGGATCTCGTTCATCGGGGTCTCGTTGCCCCAGTTCTGGGCGGCGATCTTGCTCCAGCTCTTCTTCGCCTTCCAGCTGAACTGGTTCCCGGCGACCGGGCGTATGGGCGACGTCGCCTACAACGAGGTCACCGGACTGTTGTTGCTGGATTCGCTGCTGACGCTGAATTTCGCCGCCTTCCAGAGCGCGGCCATGCACATCTTCTTGCCCGCGTTGACGCTCTCACTCGCACCCATGGCAGACATCACGCGTATGACTCGTTCGAGTTTCATCGAGGAGTACAACAAGGAGTACGTCGAGGGGCTCCGGACCCACAGCATTCCGGAGAAGCTCCTCGTCTACAAGTACGTGCTCAAGCGAGCGTCCACCTCGACGCTGACGATCGCCGGCCTCGATTTCGGCTTCCTCATCGGCGGGGCGTTCCTGGTCGAGATCGTCTTCGGCTGGCCGGGGATGGCCCGCTACGGCGTCACCGCCATCCTCCAGAACGACATCAACGCGGTCGTGGGCGTGACGCTCGTGATCGGGATCGGCTACCTCCTCGTCAACTTCGTCGTCGACGTGCTCTACGGCTACCTGGACCCGCGGGTCCGCGTGACGGGTGGTGACGCATGA
- a CDS encoding cupin domain-containing protein, translating into MTDIQLHDLDSNWSESTDEPLTLHASDDPQAETGSFVIEPGERVPEEGTTSHGGDEVSVILSGEIEVVTEDSHTVGEGTLSVIPAGVEHYSVNHGDEPVKLVYTILGEL; encoded by the coding sequence ATGACGGACATTCAGCTACACGACCTCGACTCGAACTGGAGCGAGAGTACCGACGAACCCCTGACCCTGCACGCGAGCGACGACCCGCAGGCCGAGACCGGTTCGTTCGTCATCGAACCCGGCGAGCGCGTCCCCGAGGAGGGAACGACGAGCCACGGCGGCGACGAGGTCTCGGTCATCCTCTCGGGTGAGATCGAAGTGGTGACCGAGGACTCCCACACCGTTGGCGAGGGGACGCTCTCGGTGATCCCCGCGGGCGTCGAGCACTACTCGGTGAACCACGGCGACGAGCCCGTGAAACTCGTCTACACGATCCTCGGCGAGTTATGA
- a CDS encoding ABC transporter ATP-binding protein: MSSADGAPADAAGSTAATDASATSTDAQAEPLLSVSDVTKHFQTGGGLFSRSSEPVRAVDGVSFDVEPGETLAVVGESGCGKTTLGKVISRLQEPTEGEIVFDGTDISSMSTRQLRSIRRNLQVVYQDPTSSLNPRRRVKHIVGDPLKIHGVGSREERRQRVVEMLELVDLPAEFIHRYPTELSGGQKQRVAIARALILNPKLVVLDEPTSALDVSVQAKVISLLEELQERLDLTYVIISHDLSLVKNIADRIAVMYLGKFMEVGTSRQLFENPLNPYTEQLLSAIPVVESEELAMKPTSVTTEGEPPDPIDPPSGCSFHPRCHKSFDACPNVDPCLVEQDDGQQVRCLLYPGKKADEVDQYADAAERERMRSDIGADD; this comes from the coding sequence ATGAGTAGCGCCGACGGAGCGCCGGCCGACGCGGCCGGATCGACCGCGGCGACGGATGCCAGCGCCACGTCGACTGACGCCCAGGCCGAACCGCTGCTCTCCGTCTCGGACGTGACGAAACACTTCCAGACCGGCGGCGGGCTGTTCAGCCGGTCGAGCGAGCCGGTTCGGGCCGTCGACGGCGTCAGTTTCGACGTCGAACCCGGCGAGACCCTCGCCGTCGTCGGCGAGAGCGGCTGCGGCAAGACCACGCTGGGGAAGGTCATCAGCCGCCTGCAGGAGCCCACGGAGGGCGAGATCGTCTTCGACGGGACGGACATCTCGTCGATGTCCACCCGCCAGCTGCGGTCGATCCGGCGCAACCTCCAGGTCGTCTACCAGGACCCCACCTCCTCGCTCAACCCGCGTCGACGCGTCAAGCACATCGTCGGCGACCCGCTGAAGATTCACGGCGTCGGCAGCCGCGAGGAACGCCGCCAGCGCGTCGTCGAGATGCTGGAACTGGTCGACCTGCCGGCGGAGTTCATCCACCGCTATCCCACCGAGCTCTCCGGCGGACAGAAACAGCGCGTCGCCATCGCCCGCGCGCTCATCCTCAACCCGAAGCTCGTCGTCCTCGACGAGCCCACGAGCGCGCTCGACGTCTCCGTCCAGGCGAAGGTCATCTCCCTGCTGGAGGAGCTCCAGGAGCGCCTCGACCTGACCTACGTGATCATCAGTCACGACCTGAGTCTGGTGAAGAACATCGCCGACCGCATCGCCGTGATGTACCTCGGGAAGTTCATGGAGGTCGGCACCAGTCGGCAGCTCTTCGAGAACCCGCTGAACCCCTACACCGAACAGCTGCTCTCGGCGATCCCGGTCGTCGAGAGCGAGGAGCTCGCGATGAAACCCACCTCGGTGACGACGGAAGGCGAACCGCCGGACCCGATCGACCCGCCGTCGGGCTGTTCGTTCCACCCGCGCTGTCACAAGTCGTTCGACGCCTGTCCGAACGTCGACCCCTGCCTCGTCGAACAGGACGACGGCCAGCAGGTCCGGTGCCTGCTCTACCCCGGCAAGAAGGCCGACGAGGTCGACCAGTACGCCGACGCGGCCGAGCGCGAACGCATGCGCTCCGACATCGGCGCCGACGACTGA
- a CDS encoding ABC transporter permease gives MSGETPDAGASPDVDTGWRARAGRIREDLDRIAYRFRQNPMSLLGLGIIFAFVFVAIFAPYLAPYPGHAGHGEGSGTNFEHKLEGPSSEYLLGTDQAGRDILSRIIFGTRLSLQLGLFVTGVAIGIGVPVGLAAGYIGGPFGSVAMRVSDIFLAVPPLVLALTVIVALEPGLTNAMIAIAAVWWPWYARLTYGEVLSVKEETYIEAARGVGASIPRILFREILPNILAPISVKFSLDMGYAILVGAGLGFLGLGAQPPVPEWGTMTAEGRNFLPTYWWYSTFPGLAIFLAVLGFNFLGDGLRDMFDVEVE, from the coding sequence ATGAGCGGCGAGACGCCCGACGCCGGCGCGAGTCCCGACGTCGACACCGGCTGGCGCGCCAGAGCGGGGCGCATCCGCGAGGACCTCGACCGGATCGCCTACCGGTTCCGACAGAATCCGATGTCACTGCTCGGCCTCGGGATCATCTTCGCGTTCGTCTTCGTCGCGATCTTCGCACCCTATCTCGCCCCGTACCCGGGCCACGCCGGCCACGGCGAGGGGTCGGGAACGAACTTCGAACACAAGCTGGAGGGGCCGTCCTCGGAGTACCTGCTCGGGACCGACCAGGCGGGTCGCGACATCCTCTCGCGCATCATCTTCGGGACCCGGCTCTCGCTCCAGCTCGGGCTGTTCGTCACCGGAGTCGCCATCGGCATCGGCGTCCCGGTCGGGCTGGCGGCGGGGTATATCGGCGGGCCGTTCGGCTCCGTGGCCATGCGCGTCTCGGACATCTTCCTCGCCGTACCGCCGCTCGTACTGGCACTGACCGTCATCGTCGCGTTAGAACCCGGGTTGACGAACGCCATGATCGCGATCGCGGCGGTCTGGTGGCCGTGGTACGCCAGGCTGACCTACGGGGAGGTGTTATCCGTCAAGGAAGAAACCTATATCGAGGCGGCGAGGGGCGTGGGAGCGTCGATCCCGCGCATCCTCTTCCGGGAGATCCTCCCCAACATCCTGGCGCCGATCAGCGTCAAGTTCAGCCTGGACATGGGCTACGCCATCCTCGTCGGCGCCGGGCTCGGTTTCCTCGGACTGGGCGCCCAGCCGCCCGTCCCGGAGTGGGGGACGATGACGGCCGAGGGGCGAAACTTCCTGCCGACCTACTGGTGGTACTCGACCTTCCCGGGACTGGCGATCTTCCTCGCGGTCCTCGGGTTTAACTTCCTCGGGGACGGTCTTCGGGACATGTTCGACGTGGAGGTGGAGTAG
- a CDS encoding ABC transporter substrate-binding protein yields MADGEATVSRREILGYTGTVGAGTILAGCVGGEPANNGDGSDGGDGGDGGDGGDGGDGGTGSGGEFVYLTTQTPASIDPARSLDELEAIYNSNVYEPLVRYNDDFPPDVTPGVAADWEVADDNVTYTFNLHEDMTFHNGDPVTAEDVVYSVERVMSIEAGPSWMWTGALTPDSATAVDETTVEIQLEQTFAPFVKTLPWLSVVNKQQIEANGSDEWGGDYLESNDAGSGPWALEEYARGENITLSRNDDWWGEFASNVADTVVIDTGMEVSTIVGSLKNGDGHITDRWLATANYQEFANAQSTKLSSTNTYNTYYIYMNMVKPPLDDVHVRRAISYAFDYETAMGILGTEEELNGPMPDAMKHSTTEGITQYTQDLEAAQAELEESEYSIDEIEVTYASQPAITANQDIGLMMEDQFSEVGITVNLEDVPWSSMVERASDPETSPQMFPLWGLVSYDDPDAYLWPMWHSSGVNNYLNGSNYQNDEVDALLEEGRRTLDEDGRAEAYKQVQQIVMDDAAALMVANDTTEFGLAENVTGFNDNGIMGYTHQFQQLGLE; encoded by the coding sequence ATGGCAGATGGCGAAGCCACAGTTAGTCGTAGAGAGATATTAGGTTACACCGGAACAGTCGGCGCGGGGACGATCCTCGCGGGCTGCGTCGGTGGCGAACCCGCGAACAACGGAGACGGCAGTGACGGCGGCGACGGCGGCGATGGCGGAGACGGCGGCGATGGCGGCGACGGTGGGACCGGATCGGGCGGCGAGTTCGTCTACCTGACGACCCAGACGCCGGCCTCGATCGACCCCGCCCGGTCGCTGGACGAGCTGGAGGCGATCTACAACAGTAACGTCTACGAACCGCTCGTCCGCTACAACGACGACTTCCCGCCGGACGTCACCCCCGGCGTCGCCGCCGACTGGGAAGTCGCCGACGACAACGTCACGTACACCTTCAACCTCCACGAGGACATGACGTTCCACAACGGCGACCCGGTCACCGCGGAGGACGTCGTCTATTCGGTCGAGCGCGTCATGTCGATCGAGGCTGGGCCGTCGTGGATGTGGACCGGCGCGCTGACCCCCGACAGCGCGACCGCCGTCGACGAAACCACGGTCGAGATCCAGCTCGAACAGACGTTCGCGCCGTTCGTCAAGACGCTGCCCTGGCTCAGCGTCGTCAACAAGCAGCAAATCGAAGCGAACGGCTCGGACGAGTGGGGCGGCGACTACCTCGAGAGCAACGACGCCGGAAGCGGCCCGTGGGCGCTCGAGGAGTACGCTCGTGGCGAGAATATCACGCTCTCGCGCAACGACGACTGGTGGGGAGAGTTCGCCAGCAACGTCGCCGATACCGTCGTGATCGATACCGGGATGGAAGTCTCGACGATCGTCGGCTCGCTCAAAAACGGCGACGGCCACATCACCGATCGCTGGCTCGCGACGGCGAACTACCAGGAGTTCGCCAACGCCCAGAGCACCAAGTTGAGTTCGACCAACACGTACAACACGTATTACATCTACATGAACATGGTCAAGCCGCCGCTCGACGACGTTCACGTGCGGCGCGCGATCTCGTACGCGTTCGACTACGAGACTGCGATGGGTATCCTCGGGACCGAGGAAGAACTCAACGGCCCGATGCCCGACGCCATGAAGCACTCGACGACCGAGGGCATCACGCAGTACACGCAGGATCTCGAGGCCGCGCAGGCGGAACTCGAGGAATCCGAGTACTCCATCGACGAGATCGAGGTCACCTACGCCTCCCAGCCGGCCATCACCGCGAACCAGGACATCGGGCTGATGATGGAGGACCAGTTCAGCGAGGTCGGCATCACGGTCAACCTGGAGGACGTCCCGTGGTCGAGCATGGTCGAGCGGGCGTCGGACCCGGAGACCTCGCCGCAGATGTTCCCGCTATGGGGCCTCGTCAGCTACGACGACCCCGACGCCTACCTCTGGCCCATGTGGCACAGCAGCGGCGTCAACAACTACCTGAACGGGTCGAACTACCAGAACGACGAGGTCGACGCGTTGCTCGAGGAGGGCCGTCGGACCCTCGACGAGGACGGCCGCGCCGAGGCCTACAAGCAGGTCCAACAGATCGTCATGGACGACGCCGCGGCGCTCATGGTCGCCAACGACACGACCGAGTTCGGCCTCGCCGAGAACGTGACCGGGTTCAACGACAACGGGATCATGGGCTACACGCACCAGTTCCAGCAGCTCGGTCTCGAATAA
- a CDS encoding hydantoinase B/oxoprolinase family protein: MTGADAVDPATVEVVRNYLTSAATEMQRTLVRTAYNTIVYEILDFGISLYDADLRLVADSPGLAIFLGSNDEGIEAAVDYVGRENLEPGDVILCNYPYWSQAHTLDVLVFSPIFVDDELVGFAACRAHWLDLGAKDDGYVLDSTDVYQEGVVFPGTKVYKKGEPDEGILDIIRFNSRLPEKTLGDLNAQIAALRTGANRLQELHEKYGTDTVDAAVERLFDHGARTARDAVADLPDGSWTATGYADGIDAGETDVEIVATVTIDGSDFTLDLTDSADQLETPYNDTGGDALGKLCFKTVTTPEEDSNYGLYDPLTVETRPGSIFEPTEPAPTFVGWTGILAVDVVYRALAKGMPDRIPASSGGDLCSIMLYGDDPETGRPFVEANNEGVGWGGDPDRDGPNALMHITETMVQNLPIEVLEAKAPVEIDRLALRPDSGGPGEKRGGLGIRRDYRFTAPCGALSIVQKTRTDGWGLDGGEPGARNVVALATAPDRGDAAAPGDSADGATSVPDRVQVLVDNDDLYDASEDDLAGETAGAPSGGDRSVAYAGMFRGSFEPGEIVSNRSGGGGGYGDPFERDPEAVREDVLDGYVSPEGAREEYGVVVSEDGELDRAATAELRHHG, translated from the coding sequence ATGACGGGCGCCGACGCCGTCGATCCGGCGACGGTCGAGGTCGTGCGGAACTACCTCACGTCCGCCGCGACGGAGATGCAGCGCACGCTCGTCCGGACGGCCTACAACACGATCGTCTACGAGATCCTCGACTTCGGCATCTCGCTGTACGACGCCGACCTGCGACTGGTCGCCGACTCGCCGGGGCTCGCGATCTTCCTCGGCTCGAACGACGAGGGGATCGAGGCGGCCGTCGACTACGTCGGCCGGGAGAACCTCGAACCCGGCGACGTGATCCTCTGTAACTACCCCTACTGGAGCCAGGCGCACACGCTCGATGTCCTCGTCTTCTCGCCCATCTTCGTCGACGACGAGCTCGTCGGCTTCGCGGCCTGTCGCGCCCACTGGCTCGACCTCGGCGCGAAGGACGACGGCTACGTCCTCGACTCGACGGACGTCTACCAGGAGGGCGTCGTCTTCCCCGGGACGAAGGTGTACAAGAAGGGAGAGCCGGACGAGGGGATCCTCGACATCATCCGCTTCAACTCGCGGCTCCCGGAGAAGACGCTCGGCGACCTCAACGCCCAGATCGCCGCACTGCGGACGGGCGCCAACCGACTGCAAGAATTGCACGAGAAGTACGGCACCGACACCGTCGACGCGGCGGTCGAGCGGCTCTTCGATCACGGCGCCCGGACGGCCAGGGACGCGGTCGCAGACCTACCGGACGGCTCGTGGACCGCGACGGGCTACGCCGACGGGATCGACGCCGGCGAGACCGACGTCGAGATCGTCGCGACCGTGACCATCGACGGCTCGGACTTCACCCTCGACCTGACCGACTCGGCCGACCAACTCGAGACGCCGTACAACGACACCGGCGGCGACGCGCTCGGCAAGCTCTGCTTCAAGACGGTGACGACGCCGGAGGAGGACTCGAACTACGGCCTCTACGATCCGCTGACAGTCGAGACGCGCCCGGGGAGCATCTTCGAGCCGACGGAGCCGGCGCCGACGTTCGTCGGCTGGACGGGCATCCTCGCCGTCGACGTCGTCTACCGCGCGCTCGCGAAGGGCATGCCCGACCGGATCCCGGCGAGTTCCGGCGGCGACCTCTGTAGCATCATGCTCTACGGCGACGACCCCGAGACGGGCCGGCCGTTCGTCGAGGCGAACAACGAGGGCGTCGGCTGGGGCGGCGATCCGGACCGCGACGGCCCCAACGCCCTGATGCACATCACCGAGACGATGGTCCAGAACCTGCCGATCGAGGTGCTCGAGGCGAAGGCGCCCGTCGAGATCGACCGCCTGGCGCTGCGCCCGGATTCCGGCGGCCCCGGCGAGAAGCGCGGCGGCCTCGGCATCCGCCGCGACTATCGCTTCACCGCACCCTGCGGCGCGCTCTCGATCGTCCAGAAGACCCGGACCGACGGCTGGGGCCTCGACGGTGGCGAGCCGGGTGCGCGCAACGTGGTCGCGCTCGCGACGGCACCCGACCGTGGCGACGCCGCGGCGCCGGGCGACAGCGCTGACGGTGCGACGAGCGTCCCCGACCGCGTGCAGGTGCTCGTCGACAACGACGACCTGTACGACGCGAGCGAGGACGATCTCGCCGGCGAGACCGCTGGCGCTCCCTCGGGAGGCGATCGATCCGTCGCCTACGCGGGGATGTTCCGCGGCTCGTTCGAACCGGGCGAGATCGTCTCGAACCGCTCGGGCGGCGGCGGTGGCTACGGTGACCCCTTCGAACGCGACCCCGAGGCCGTCCGCGAGGACGTGCTCGACGGCTACGTCTCGCCCGAAGGCGCCCGCGAGGAGTACGGCGTCGTCGTGAGCGAAGACGGCGAACTCGACCGAGCAGCGACGGCCGAACTGCGTCACCACGGCTAG